The following are encoded in a window of Massilia sp. R2A-15 genomic DNA:
- the icmH gene encoding type IVB secretion system protein IcmH/DotU: MTTQHADRRAPPTLLANRGAGGSGPQSLADLMHEGFYALYLMQNGSGPQNAGVFAEHMTRFLADVERRARHLGMHADDVGAASYAFCAAVDETILRSDYPMREAWQVRPLQLRLFGDNQASEHFFHKLDALRARGVAHMQALEIFHLCLLMGFRGRQAPDGDDKLTDICATLGHEIARMRGKARAFAPHAARPDRIANKLRSGLSLWVLTAVFALAGLAVFAGLRASLDHASSQLVTSPLR; this comes from the coding sequence ATGACGACCCAGCACGCCGACCGACGCGCCCCGCCGACCCTGCTGGCCAACCGCGGCGCCGGCGGCAGCGGTCCGCAGAGCCTTGCCGACCTGATGCACGAAGGCTTCTATGCGCTGTACCTGATGCAGAATGGCAGCGGGCCGCAGAACGCGGGCGTCTTCGCCGAGCACATGACGCGCTTCCTCGCCGACGTCGAGCGTCGCGCCAGGCATCTCGGCATGCACGCCGACGACGTCGGTGCGGCCAGCTACGCGTTCTGCGCCGCGGTCGACGAAACCATCCTGCGCTCCGACTACCCGATGCGCGAGGCGTGGCAGGTCCGCCCTCTGCAATTGCGCCTGTTCGGCGACAATCAGGCGAGCGAACACTTCTTTCATAAGCTCGACGCCCTGCGCGCGCGCGGCGTCGCCCACATGCAGGCGCTCGAGATCTTTCACCTGTGCCTGCTGATGGGATTCCGGGGCCGCCAAGCGCCCGACGGCGACGACAAGCTCACTGACATCTGCGCGACCCTTGGCCACGAAATCGCCCGGATGCGCGGCAAGGCCCGGGCCTTCGCACCGCACGCCGCGCGGCCCGACCGAATCGCCAACAAGCTGCGCAGCGGCCTCTCGCTGTGGGTGCTGACCGCGGTGTTCGCACTGGCCGGCCTGGCCGTTTTCGCGGGCTTGCGCGCCAGCCTTGACCATGCGTCCAGTCAGCTGGTCACTTCGCCGCTCCGATGA
- a CDS encoding M48 family metallopeptidase — MKMTRLLAAVGCAALLAACAAQEPKPAPRPMPMAISLADAEAAVQAGRVAYAYAILKQAAAAHPTDKAPWLRMAQMRFEEKNYGEAIVNGTEAIERDPDDTLAYSLVAVSGLRVSSKALADLTQKNGFAGSVQSEAQDLAALLHNTLKGERIVPAKAPAAPAPRPGRAASAAKGCSGPSCGLK; from the coding sequence ATGAAGATGACACGCCTATTGGCCGCTGTTGGATGCGCCGCCTTGCTGGCCGCCTGCGCCGCGCAGGAACCCAAGCCGGCGCCCAGGCCGATGCCGATGGCGATCTCGCTGGCCGACGCCGAAGCGGCGGTCCAGGCCGGGCGCGTCGCGTACGCCTACGCGATCCTCAAGCAGGCCGCGGCAGCCCATCCGACCGACAAGGCGCCGTGGCTGCGCATGGCGCAGATGCGTTTCGAGGAGAAGAATTACGGCGAAGCGATCGTCAACGGAACGGAAGCGATCGAGCGCGATCCCGACGACACGCTGGCCTACAGCCTGGTGGCGGTCAGCGGCTTGCGCGTGTCGAGCAAGGCGCTGGCCGACCTGACCCAGAAGAATGGCTTCGCCGGTTCGGTGCAAAGCGAGGCGCAGGATCTGGCCGCGCTGCTGCACAACACCCTCAAGGGCGAACGTATCGTGCCGGCCAAGGCGCCCGCCGCGCCGGCGCCGCGCCCCGGTCGGGCGGCGTCTGCCGCAAAGGGATGCAGTGGCCCGTCGTGCGGCCTCAAATAG
- the phaP gene encoding phasin family protein (Members of this family are phasins (small proteins associated with inclusions such as PHA granules). Note that several different families of phasins have been named PhaP despite very little sequence similarity to each other.), giving the protein MFTNPEQFASATKTLFELQMMTFNALTSKAVQGVEQVVALNMATAKNSVAGSMAAGKEISEAKDPKAAMAAVASAAKPDMAGAVEYTEQVKVIIDDIRKEFNEAADAHLAEAKSALTALIYDVTQNVKPGSENAVEIIKTAIENAFKGYEQVTLATRQAVETVEAQIAKATEKVIPKQQ; this is encoded by the coding sequence ATGTTTACGAATCCCGAACAATTTGCATCCGCCACCAAGACGCTTTTCGAACTCCAGATGATGACGTTTAACGCACTGACCAGCAAGGCGGTGCAAGGCGTCGAGCAGGTTGTTGCACTGAACATGGCGACAGCAAAGAATTCGGTCGCGGGCTCGATGGCCGCCGGCAAGGAAATCAGCGAGGCCAAGGACCCGAAAGCGGCGATGGCGGCGGTCGCTTCGGCCGCCAAGCCGGACATGGCCGGCGCGGTGGAATACACCGAGCAGGTGAAGGTGATCATCGACGACATCCGCAAGGAATTCAACGAAGCGGCCGACGCCCACCTGGCCGAAGCGAAAAGTGCGCTGACGGCGCTGATCTACGACGTCACGCAGAACGTCAAGCCGGGCTCGGAGAATGCGGTGGAGATCATCAAGACTGCGATCGAGAACGCATTCAAGGGCTACGAACAGGTGACGCTGGCCACGCGCCAGGCGGTGGAGACGGTCGAGGCACAAATCGCCAAGGCCACCGAAAAGGTCATCCCGAAGCAGCAGTAA
- a CDS encoding ATP-binding protein, translated as MDLNSLEVNYHAMLVQSPDPSVLLDLDSGRLADANARAEALLGVPRAGLLQMTLAQLCAPIQPDGQAPASLLDHHIARALQGHSEMFPLTLKHAGGAPVPCEALLIRLPVEHQRLAHARLVDISRRVLAEQFREGQREVLELIARDAPLKEVFDRLVHLIEAQSPGVLCSVLLLDTDGVTVRPASGPSLPAPYLESLDGLRIGPDAGSCGDAMFENKTVIVPDIQADPRWANYLKLAEPYGLRACWSRPIAPDGVHVLGSFAMYYREVRAPAEAELHLAEIATHLAGIAIQRNRRLEELTLHRGHLEELVAARTAELTAALARTDQVNRELKNALDTLSLAQGELVRRDKMAALGALVAGVAHELNTPIGNSLVVATSLAEKTGVLADTVTTGLRRSELDRYLADAAEAGALLVRNLKRAATLVAGFKQIAIDHSRLERRAFSLTQLLSDLAAPLRVAAKGAGARIDLALEPGLQMDSYPGPLSQVVTEMFENCLAHAFAGGRGGTVRISAAMRTDELVAVSVEDDGAGMAPDVQARVFDPFFTTTMGAGRSGLGLHVAHNIVTGILGGRIDLRSAPGKGACFTLLLPLAAPQSAGAGA; from the coding sequence ATGGACCTGAACTCGCTCGAAGTGAACTATCACGCGATGCTGGTGCAGTCGCCCGATCCGAGCGTCCTCCTCGACCTCGACAGCGGCCGCCTGGCCGACGCCAACGCGCGCGCCGAAGCGCTTCTGGGCGTGCCGCGCGCAGGCCTGCTTCAAATGACGCTTGCGCAGCTGTGCGCGCCGATCCAGCCGGACGGCCAGGCGCCCGCTTCGCTGCTCGACCACCACATTGCACGCGCGCTTCAGGGCCACAGCGAGATGTTCCCCCTCACCCTGAAGCACGCCGGCGGCGCGCCCGTGCCGTGCGAAGCCTTGCTGATCCGCCTGCCGGTCGAACACCAGCGCCTGGCCCACGCGCGCCTGGTCGATATTTCGCGACGCGTTCTCGCCGAGCAGTTTCGCGAGGGCCAGCGCGAAGTGCTCGAACTGATCGCCCGCGACGCGCCACTCAAGGAAGTGTTCGACCGGCTGGTGCACCTGATCGAGGCGCAGTCGCCCGGCGTGCTGTGTTCGGTCCTGCTGCTCGATACCGACGGCGTCACGGTGCGCCCGGCGTCCGGTCCCAGCCTGCCCGCGCCCTACCTGGAATCGCTCGACGGCCTGCGCATCGGGCCGGACGCCGGCTCCTGCGGCGATGCGATGTTCGAAAACAAAACCGTGATCGTGCCCGACATCCAGGCCGACCCGCGTTGGGCCAACTACCTCAAGCTGGCCGAGCCCTACGGCCTGCGTGCCTGCTGGTCGCGGCCGATCGCCCCGGACGGCGTGCACGTACTGGGCTCGTTCGCGATGTACTACCGCGAGGTGCGCGCGCCGGCCGAGGCCGAGCTGCACCTGGCCGAAATCGCCACCCACCTGGCCGGCATCGCGATCCAGCGCAACCGCCGCCTGGAGGAACTAACGCTGCACCGCGGCCACCTGGAGGAACTGGTGGCCGCGCGCACCGCGGAACTGACCGCGGCGCTGGCGCGCACCGACCAGGTCAATCGCGAGCTGAAAAACGCGCTCGACACCTTGTCGCTGGCGCAGGGCGAACTGGTACGGCGCGACAAGATGGCGGCGCTGGGCGCGCTGGTGGCCGGCGTCGCCCACGAACTGAACACGCCGATCGGCAACAGCCTGGTGGTGGCCACCTCGCTGGCCGAGAAAACCGGCGTGCTGGCCGACACCGTGACGACCGGCCTGCGGCGCTCCGAGCTGGACCGCTACCTGGCCGACGCCGCCGAGGCGGGCGCCCTGCTGGTGCGCAACCTCAAGCGCGCCGCGACCCTGGTGGCCGGCTTCAAGCAGATCGCCATCGACCATTCGCGCCTGGAGCGCCGCGCGTTTTCGCTGACCCAGTTGCTGTCGGACCTGGCCGCGCCGCTGCGCGTGGCCGCCAAGGGCGCCGGAGCCAGGATCGACCTGGCGCTGGAACCGGGCCTGCAGATGGACAGCTATCCGGGGCCGCTGTCGCAGGTGGTGACGGAAATGTTCGAAAACTGCCTCGCGCATGCCTTCGCGGGCGGCCGCGGCGGCACGGTGAGGATCTCCGCAGCGATGCGCACCGACGAGCTAGTCGCGGTGTCGGTCGAGGACGACGGCGCCGGCATGGCGCCCGACGTGCAGGCGCGCGTGTTCGATCCCTTCTTCACCACCACGATGGGGGCCGGGCGTTCCGGCCTGGGCCTGCACGTGGCGCACAATATCGTCACCGGCATCCTTGGCGGCCGCATCGACCTGCGCAGCGCGCCCGGCAAAGGCGCCTGCTTCACCCTGCTGCTGCCGCTCGCGGCGCCGCAGTCGGCCGGCGCGGGCGCTTGA
- a CDS encoding heavy-metal-associated domain-containing protein yields the protein MLTLSIPAISCGHCARAITEAVLELDPDARVQVDVERKTAAIDTRAEPAAVSARLAEEGYPPATA from the coding sequence ATGCTCACCCTTAGCATTCCCGCCATCAGCTGCGGCCATTGCGCCCGCGCCATCACCGAGGCCGTTCTCGAACTCGACCCGGACGCCCGCGTGCAGGTCGATGTCGAGCGCAAGACCGCCGCCATCGACACGCGGGCCGAACCGGCCGCGGTGAGCGCGCGCCTGGCCGAAGAAGGATATCCGCCGGCCACGGCCTGA
- the rnr gene encoding ribonuclease R, with the protein MNQATHTIPSREEILGIFRDTQSALDVAALARVLKVDEDAVHVLTRRLNAMQRDGQIVVDNTGHFALADHSGFVAGKVSAHRDGFGFVIPDEPGEDLFLSDKEMQKVLHGDRVLAKVTGTDRRGRQEGTIVEVVERANSHVIGRLLNENGVWVIAPEDKRIGQDILVAGSPGKAKAGQIVSVELVEQPSRFKQPTGRIVEVLGDLDDPGMEIEIAVRKFGVPHIFSDAALKQAAKLPAEVRDADLADRVDLRDVPLVTIDGEDARDFDDAVYCEPVKVGNENCFRLLVAIADVSHYVKPNDALDVDALERSTSVYFPRRVIPMLPEKLSNGLCSLNPAVDRLTLVCDMVVSSSGEVTAYQFYPAVIHSAARLTYNEVADILGNTGGPEAQRRPAIVPHLLNLNDVYHALHKARQARGAIDFETTETYIVCNALGKIEKIIPRTRNDAHKLIEECMLSANVCAADLLIRHKHPGTYRIHASPTEEKLNQVRTFLKQVGLNLGGGDKPTANDYAVLMKQVKERPDAALLQTMLLRSMQQAVYSPDNIGHFGLAYEAYAHFTSPIRRYPDLLTHRAIKAILLSKKYDPKGIELAGLNTTVSNATRKKQAKEKAAGTHKQEKDLTIWDALGVHCSANERRADEASRDVEAWLKCYFIKDKLGEEFTGVVSGVTTFGIFVQLDALYVEGLVHITELGTDFFQYDDARHELRGERTGKRYQLTDRVTVKVARVDLEARKIDLVLADGAREVDGSGMPKSSAAKALEAKPAKSRKPKADTASRYELDESVDAAAPVKRAKRSAAKEEKPVTKTSRKKR; encoded by the coding sequence TTGAACCAAGCTACCCACACTATTCCCAGCCGCGAGGAAATTCTCGGCATCTTCCGCGATACCCAGTCTGCGCTCGACGTTGCAGCCCTGGCGCGCGTCCTCAAAGTGGACGAGGACGCGGTGCACGTGCTGACGCGCCGCCTCAACGCCATGCAGCGCGACGGCCAGATCGTCGTCGACAATACAGGACACTTCGCGCTGGCCGACCACTCCGGCTTCGTGGCCGGCAAAGTCAGCGCGCACCGCGACGGCTTCGGCTTCGTCATTCCGGACGAGCCGGGCGAAGACCTGTTCCTGTCCGATAAAGAGATGCAGAAAGTGCTGCATGGCGACCGCGTGCTGGCCAAGGTGACCGGCACCGACCGCCGCGGGCGCCAGGAAGGCACAATCGTCGAAGTGGTCGAGCGCGCCAACAGCCACGTGATCGGCCGCCTGCTCAACGAGAACGGCGTGTGGGTGATCGCCCCTGAAGACAAGCGCATCGGCCAGGACATCCTGGTGGCCGGCTCGCCGGGCAAGGCCAAGGCAGGGCAGATCGTCAGCGTCGAACTGGTCGAGCAGCCGTCGCGCTTCAAGCAGCCGACCGGCCGCATCGTCGAGGTGCTCGGCGACCTGGACGACCCCGGCATGGAAATCGAAATCGCCGTGCGCAAGTTCGGCGTGCCGCACATCTTCTCGGACGCCGCATTGAAGCAGGCGGCCAAGCTGCCGGCCGAAGTGCGCGACGCCGACCTGGCCGACCGCGTGGACCTGCGCGACGTGCCGCTGGTGACCATCGACGGCGAGGACGCGCGCGACTTCGACGATGCGGTGTACTGCGAGCCGGTCAAAGTCGGCAACGAGAACTGCTTCCGCCTGCTGGTGGCGATTGCGGACGTCAGTCATTATGTGAAGCCGAACGATGCGCTCGACGTCGATGCGCTCGAGCGCAGTACCTCGGTGTACTTCCCGCGCCGCGTGATCCCGATGCTCCCGGAAAAACTGTCGAACGGCCTGTGCTCGCTGAACCCGGCGGTCGACCGCCTGACGCTGGTGTGCGACATGGTCGTGTCTTCAAGCGGCGAAGTGACGGCCTACCAGTTCTACCCGGCCGTGATCCACTCGGCCGCGCGCCTGACGTACAACGAAGTGGCCGACATCCTCGGCAACACCGGCGGCCCGGAAGCCCAGCGCCGTCCGGCCATCGTGCCGCACCTGCTGAACCTGAACGACGTCTATCACGCGCTGCACAAGGCGCGCCAGGCGCGCGGCGCGATCGACTTCGAGACCACCGAGACCTACATCGTCTGCAACGCGCTGGGCAAGATCGAGAAGATCATCCCGCGCACCCGCAACGACGCGCACAAGCTGATCGAAGAGTGCATGTTGTCGGCCAACGTCTGCGCGGCCGACCTGCTGATTCGCCACAAGCATCCGGGCACCTACCGCATCCACGCGTCGCCGACCGAAGAGAAGCTGAACCAGGTGCGCACCTTCCTCAAGCAGGTCGGTCTGAACCTGGGCGGCGGCGACAAGCCCACGGCCAACGACTACGCCGTGTTGATGAAGCAGGTGAAGGAACGTCCCGACGCGGCGCTGCTGCAGACCATGCTGCTGCGCTCGATGCAGCAGGCGGTCTACAGCCCGGACAACATCGGCCACTTCGGCCTGGCGTACGAGGCGTATGCCCACTTCACCAGCCCGATCCGCCGCTATCCGGACTTGCTGACGCACCGCGCCATCAAGGCGATCCTGCTGTCGAAGAAGTACGACCCGAAGGGCATCGAGCTGGCTGGTTTGAATACCACCGTGTCGAACGCAACGCGCAAGAAGCAGGCCAAGGAAAAGGCGGCCGGCACCCACAAGCAGGAGAAAGACCTGACGATCTGGGACGCGCTGGGCGTGCACTGCTCGGCCAACGAGCGCCGCGCCGATGAAGCCTCGCGCGACGTCGAGGCATGGCTCAAGTGCTACTTCATCAAAGACAAACTGGGTGAGGAATTCACCGGCGTGGTGTCGGGCGTGACCACCTTCGGTATCTTCGTGCAGCTCGATGCGCTGTACGTCGAAGGCCTGGTGCACATCACCGAGCTGGGCACCGATTTCTTCCAGTACGACGACGCGCGCCATGAGCTGCGCGGCGAGCGCACCGGCAAGCGTTATCAACTGACCGACCGCGTTACCGTGAAGGTGGCCCGCGTGGACCTGGAGGCGCGCAAGATCGACCTGGTGCTCGCCGACGGCGCGCGCGAGGTTGACGGCAGCGGTATGCCCAAGAGCAGCGCAGCCAAGGCGCTGGAAGCGAAGCCGGCCAAGTCGCGCAAGCCGAAGGCCGACACCGCATCGCGCTACGAGTTGGACGAGAGCGTCGACGCCGCTGCGCCGGTCAAGCGTGCCAAGCGCAGCGCCGCCAAAGAAGAGAAACCAGTTACCAAGACCAGCAGGAAGAAGCGATAA
- the rlmB gene encoding 23S rRNA (guanosine(2251)-2'-O)-methyltransferase RlmB yields MKNKMIFGFHAVTSRLRHEASSVEEIFVDAGRDDRRMKDLIAGAKAAGVRVMPVDSARLDKIVGTRRHQGVIAFASQLALARNLDELLDAIEGPPLLLILDGITDPHNLGACLRVADGVGAHAVIVPKDRAVGLNATAAKVASGAAETVPYITVTNLARTMRELKERDIMLIGTSDDAEIGLYQADFTGPAALVMGSEGEGMRRLTRETCDVLVNIPMFGSVESLNVSVASGVCLYEARRQRLAREG; encoded by the coding sequence ATGAAGAATAAAATGATTTTCGGGTTCCACGCGGTGACCTCGCGCTTGCGTCACGAGGCGTCGTCGGTGGAAGAGATTTTTGTCGATGCCGGCCGCGACGACCGCCGCATGAAGGACCTGATCGCCGGCGCCAAGGCGGCCGGCGTGCGCGTGATGCCGGTCGATTCGGCGCGCCTCGACAAGATCGTCGGCACCCGCCGCCACCAGGGCGTGATCGCGTTCGCCAGCCAGCTGGCGCTGGCGCGCAATCTGGACGAACTGCTCGATGCGATCGAAGGTCCGCCGCTGCTGCTGATCCTGGACGGCATCACCGATCCGCACAACCTGGGCGCCTGTCTGCGCGTGGCCGACGGTGTCGGCGCGCACGCGGTGATCGTGCCGAAGGACCGCGCGGTGGGGCTGAACGCGACCGCCGCGAAGGTGGCGAGCGGCGCCGCCGAGACGGTGCCGTATATCACGGTGACCAACCTGGCGCGCACGATGCGCGAGCTGAAAGAGCGCGACATCATGTTGATCGGTACGTCGGACGACGCGGAGATTGGCTTGTACCAGGCCGACTTCACCGGCCCGGCGGCGCTGGTGATGGGATCGGAAGGCGAGGGCATGCGCCGCCTGACGCGCGAGACCTGCGACGTTCTGGTGAATATTCCGATGTTCGGCTCGGTCGAGAGCCTGAACGTGTCGGTGGCGTCGGGCGTGTGCCTGTACGAAGCACGCCGCCAGCGTCTGGCGCGCGAAGGCTAG
- the cysE gene encoding serine O-acetyltransferase, producing the protein MFPNLTDDIKSIIERDPAARNGFEVFTCYPGFQAIVMHRWAHACWINQLKWLGRFISYVARVITGIEIHPGATIGRRVFIDHGFGVVIGETAIVGDDCTIYQGVTLGGTSLTSGTKRHPTLERGVIVGAGAQVLGSFTVGEYAKVGSNAVVVKPVPAGATAVGNPAHIVKKDVDSRSAQLFAAYGVTPNGDDPLSKALHGLINHAARQDEQIERMMATMKAAGLCCPSMPEGDKLDTLQLNKLVD; encoded by the coding sequence ATGTTTCCCAATCTTACTGACGATATCAAGAGCATCATCGAACGCGACCCCGCGGCCCGCAACGGCTTCGAGGTGTTCACTTGCTATCCCGGTTTCCAGGCGATCGTCATGCACCGCTGGGCCCACGCCTGCTGGATCAATCAGCTCAAGTGGCTCGGCCGCTTCATCTCGTACGTAGCGCGCGTCATCACCGGCATCGAGATCCATCCCGGCGCCACCATCGGCCGCCGCGTCTTCATCGACCACGGCTTCGGCGTGGTGATCGGCGAGACCGCCATCGTCGGCGACGACTGCACCATCTACCAGGGCGTAACCCTCGGCGGCACCTCGCTCACCTCCGGCACCAAGCGCCATCCGACGCTCGAGCGCGGCGTGATCGTCGGCGCCGGCGCACAGGTGCTCGGCTCGTTCACGGTTGGCGAGTACGCCAAGGTCGGCTCGAACGCGGTGGTGGTCAAGCCTGTCCCGGCCGGCGCCACCGCGGTCGGCAACCCGGCCCACATCGTCAAGAAGGATGTCGACAGCCGCAGCGCGCAGCTGTTCGCCGCGTATGGCGTCACGCCCAACGGCGACGATCCGCTGTCGAAGGCGCTGCACGGCCTGATCAACCACGCCGCCCGCCAGGACGAGCAGATCGAACGCATGATGGCGACCATGAAGGCGGCTGGACTATGCTGCCCGAGCATGCCCGAGGGTGATAAACTCGACACCCTGCAGCTGAACAAGCTGGTTGACTGA
- a CDS encoding YceH family protein: MTTENAADGAALLDPFEVRVLAVLAEKEALTPDNYPLSLNTLTNGCNQLSSRDPVMQLSEETVADVLQRLMQRKFVNGITQAGARVTKYEHRMRIKWTLEQDKLAVLTILMLRGLQTAGEIRTRSGRLHEFKSVADVESCLQFLIDKYPPLVARLPLAPGTKEPRYGHLLSGDAALAQQESAFGSVSAPAQGSRVAQLEQEVASLRSEVDDLKAQFDAFKKQFE; the protein is encoded by the coding sequence ATGACCACTGAAAACGCCGCCGACGGCGCGGCCCTGCTCGACCCGTTCGAGGTCCGCGTGCTGGCCGTGCTGGCCGAAAAAGAGGCGCTCACGCCCGATAATTATCCGCTGTCGCTGAACACGCTGACCAACGGCTGCAACCAGCTGTCGAGCCGCGATCCGGTGATGCAGCTGTCGGAAGAAACCGTGGCCGATGTGCTGCAGCGGCTCATGCAGCGCAAGTTCGTCAACGGCATCACGCAGGCGGGCGCGCGCGTGACCAAGTACGAGCACCGCATGCGCATCAAGTGGACGCTCGAGCAGGACAAGCTGGCGGTGCTGACCATCCTGATGCTGCGCGGCCTGCAGACCGCGGGCGAGATCCGCACGCGCAGCGGACGCCTGCACGAATTCAAATCGGTGGCCGATGTGGAGAGCTGCCTGCAGTTCTTGATCGACAAATATCCGCCGCTGGTGGCGCGCCTGCCGCTGGCGCCCGGCACCAAGGAGCCGCGCTACGGCCACCTGCTGTCGGGGGATGCGGCGCTGGCGCAGCAGGAGTCGGCGTTCGGATCGGTGTCGGCGCCGGCGCAGGGCAGCAGGGTGGCGCAGCTGGAGCAGGAAGTCGCCTCGCTGCGCAGCGAGGTCGACGACCTGAAGGCGCAGTTCGACGCGTTCAAAAAACAGTTTGAGTAA
- a CDS encoding ABC-2 transporter permease — protein sequence MNTMKWLLRREYWEHKGGFFWAPAIIAVVMLAVLGGTIAYGSLTHGLGTSTVIVNGHVVSQAHVISALPLHVREQIANSVANSYLAAAAPLFAVLPFVAFFYCLAALYDDRRDRSILFWKSLPVSDQETVLSKVLTALCVAPLITIAIGTATALISVLIGLMVADANGLRLFGLVLSNPEFWLAPFRLVALLPVYVLWAIPTVGWLLMVSAWARSKVFLWAVGIPLLGLMLARWINFMTSSYLDTQIDVHWIAINIVMRALAGVVPGLWLPFGQVDPHALLNSSERGVDAAGVFTQSWMTLTQPQVWIGVVVGAAMIFAAMRLRRWRDEG from the coding sequence ATGAACACGATGAAATGGCTGCTCCGCCGCGAGTACTGGGAGCACAAGGGCGGATTTTTCTGGGCGCCGGCGATCATCGCGGTGGTGATGCTGGCCGTCCTGGGCGGCACCATCGCCTACGGCTCGCTGACCCATGGACTCGGCACCAGCACCGTGATCGTCAACGGCCACGTGGTCAGCCAGGCGCACGTGATCAGCGCGCTGCCGCTGCATGTGCGCGAGCAGATCGCCAATAGCGTCGCCAACAGCTACCTGGCGGCGGCCGCGCCACTGTTCGCCGTGCTGCCGTTTGTCGCATTCTTCTACTGCCTGGCCGCCCTGTATGACGACCGGCGCGACCGCAGCATCCTGTTCTGGAAATCGCTGCCGGTGTCGGACCAGGAGACGGTCCTGTCGAAAGTGCTCACCGCGCTGTGCGTGGCCCCGCTGATCACGATCGCCATCGGCACCGCCACCGCACTGATCTCGGTGTTGATCGGCCTGATGGTGGCCGATGCGAACGGATTGCGCCTGTTCGGGTTAGTGCTGTCGAACCCCGAGTTCTGGCTGGCGCCGTTCCGCCTGGTCGCACTGCTGCCGGTCTACGTGCTGTGGGCCATCCCGACCGTCGGCTGGCTGCTGATGGTATCGGCGTGGGCGCGCTCGAAGGTGTTCCTGTGGGCGGTCGGCATTCCGCTGCTGGGGCTGATGCTGGCGCGCTGGATCAACTTCATGACCTCGAGCTACCTGGACACCCAGATCGATGTCCACTGGATCGCCATCAACATCGTCATGCGCGCCCTGGCTGGCGTAGTTCCGGGCCTGTGGCTGCCATTCGGACAAGTCGATCCCCATGCGCTGCTCAATAGCAGCGAACGTGGCGTCGATGCGGCCGGCGTGTTCACCCAGTCGTGGATGACGCTGACGCAGCCGCAGGTGTGGATCGGCGTGGTGGTCGGTGCTGCGATGATCTTTGCCGCGATGCGCCTGCGCCGCTGGCGCGACGAGGGCTAA